Part of the Gallalistipes aquisgranensis genome, GAAGTGTCGCACTTATGCACTGAAACGAAGTTCAGAATCGTCCGAGCCGCTGCCTGATTGATCACATAGGCTCCCGTACATTGGACATAATCCGCCGTATAAGTAACAACGCCCGGTTTTCTCCTACTTCTGGGTATGAGCCGCAGACAGGAAGCCTCTAATCCGACATAAAACGGCTCTTTATCTGTCGCCCTCTCCCGAAGCACTCCGGCCATTACCTCCCCGAATCGCTTGGTAAAGGAGATATCATCTTCCAACACCAAGGCCATATCGATATTTTCCTCAACGATTTTCCGATAAATCAACAGATGTTTCAAGGCACAGGAGGTCGCAGGAATAGGGGCATATAAATCTTTTGAAAAATAATGATCCAATATCCGACCATCAATATCCTCCACATCGCCGTCCAACATCAGTTCATATTCGATGTTCAACCCGACAAGCATACGATGGACGCGGGTCAGTCTATCTTCATAGCCTCTTTTTACATGGAGAACAAACGTTTTTACCATTTCGACAACCTCGACCATCCGACCCCCGATGGCGATTAATCAGAAAAAGAAAGTGTGGAGTCGTAGTCTATCTGAACGGAGGCTCTGGTAAGCCCAAACACAAATAAACAATACCCCACACTTAACTGTATATATCAAAATGACATACACACATCAAGTGATAAGTGAGATTGTTATCCTTGTGTTTTTGAAATTTACCAGATTTATGAAGTAAAGGTGTGGAATGAAACAAGAGCCAAACAAGTGCAAATAAATACACTAATTTACAGTGTATTATATGGAGTTTGATGTTTTCTGTTGTTTTCATTCTTTTCAGTTGATTGGTTCTTTTTCGGTACATTTTTGTTTCTTGTTTGTTTCTTGATTCGCGGGATTCTTTCTAACTTTACGGCAGAATAACAGGAATAAAGGAGGAACCATGCCGCGTATAAAGAAACCTTCGAAAGTCAAGGAGCCGATTCGACTTCGGATGAAGGAACTGGCTAACGGAAACAAGAGCCTGTATCTGGACATTTACCGCAACGGTAAACGATCGTATGAGTATTTGAAGCTCTATATTATCCCTGAAATCGACCATAATGCCCGTAGACAGAATCAAGCGACAATGGCTGCCGCCAATGCCATCAAATCGAAGCGTATCATCCAACTTACCAATGGCGAGGCCGGAATCGAACACAGGGAAAAGGTTCCTCTTTTAGACTGGATGGAGGCCTACAAAGAGAATCAGGCGAAGCGTGGTAAAAAGGACGGGAACCAAATCATGGTAACTATCCGCATACTGAAAGATTTTGCGGGTGAAAGCATGACAATGGATCAGGTCGACAAGGCATTCTGCCAAGAGTATATCGACTATCTGCTGACGGAGTATCGTCCCAAAGGAAAACGGGTGTCTAACTTTACGCTTCACACTTATTACCGTATTCTGAACGGAGCTTTGAATGCCGCCGTTCGTGCGGACATTATCAAGTCCAACCCATTTACAAAGATCAACAACTCGGATAAGATACGCTTGCCGGAGAGCAAACGCTCGTATATGACCATCGAGGAGGTTCGGGCATTGATTGCTACTCCGATGAAGAATGAGGCCGTAAAACAGGCTTATTTGTTCTCCTGCTTCTGTGGATTGCGAATAAGCGATATTATCAGCCTGAAGTGGAAAGATGTATTCGTCGATAGGGGACAGTATCGTTTGGCAGTCTCCATGCAGAAAACCAAAGAGCCGATTTATCTGCCGCTTTCGCCAGAAGCGATAAAGTGGATGCCGGAACGAGGAGACAAGACCTCGGAAGATCACGTCTTCGACTTGCCGAGCCCAACGACGATAAACCTGCTGCTCAAACCTTGGGCAAGAGCGGCAGGCATAGACAAGCGTTTTTCATTCCACACGGCCCGGCACACGTTTGCGACGATGATGCTGACGCTTGGCGCCGACCTATATACAACCTCGAAACTGCTTGGTCATGCCGACGTGAAGATGACACAGGTGTACGCCAAAATCATCAATCAGAAAAAGGACGATGCGGTCAATCTGGTAAACGGATTGTTCGACTGAATCACGAGCGGTTCTTTACACCGGCGCGGGCATATATATTTTAGTTTACTTTAATATCTATATATAGGGGAGAAAAACTAAAGTAAACCGTTTTCGTGCAAACAACTGAAAGAAAATCGGCGGTGAAAATTTGAGCCAAATACGGGCTTTTGCCGCCTTGTATAAAAGGGAACAAGTGGTTGCCCTCCGGCCAATGAAAAATATCTCTGAATAAGCTGTGGGAAAATGTTGCCTGACTCGGATATAATGGGTTCAGTTTCTTCTTTCTTTTCCCCTTTTATTGCTTAACAGATGTGCGTGTCGCCGGAGAAACTCCGATGGCAATTCTGTGTCTAATTATACCAACCTGTTTGCCACTAATAATCAGTCCTGCATTGGACAACGAGACTGCCTCTGCTTGCAGATTGTGTGGCAGCCCTCCAGCCGCTCGGCGGCTGGAGGGGTATTAGGCTACCCCGAAAGAAATCTTGTAGCACACGGGCAAGCCTGGAGACAATCTGCTTTGGCAGAAGTATGGTTCAAAAAAGAGTGCGGGCATTTGTCATAAATCCACTGAATCTATTCACAAATATCGTGAGAGAAGATCATTGCAAATGTTAAAATACTTTCTTCGAATTACATTGATTGAATAATTTTCAATATCTTTGTTTGCAATCCCAGTTTGTAACAGGAATGAAAGAGATTAACCGATTGAGAATTATTCTTGCGGAAAAGAATAAAACAGGGAAATGGCTGGCGGAACAGTTGGGCAAAGACCCTTCGACCATATCGAAGTGGTGTTCCAACTCGTCGCAACCGCAACTGGATACGGTGATTCGTATTGCAGAGTTGCTGGAAGTGGATATTAAGGAATTGATAAACAGATAATATATGGCAAGAGAACAGGAGCGTGCGGAACTTCACCGCACAATCTGGCAGATAGCTAACGACTTGCGGGGAAGTGTCGATGGGTGGGATTTCAAAAATTATGTCTTGGGAATGTTGTTTTACCGCTTCATCTCCGAGAATATTACCGCTTTTATCAATGCGGAAGAGCACCGGGCCGGGAACGAGGACTTTGATTATGCCGAATGTTCGGACGAGCAGGCCGAGTTCGGACGTGAAGTGACCGTGCAGGAGCGGGGTTTCTACATCCTTCCGTCGCAGCTCTTCGGCAATGTGCGCAAACGTGCCGCGGCAGACCCCAATCTGAACGAAACGCTGAATAATATTTTCCATGCCATCGAAAATTCGGCCAAGGGTGCAGCGAGCGAGGATGACATGAAGGGCCTGTTTGCTGACATCGATGTAAACAGCAACAAACTCGGAGCGACAGTGCAGAAACGCAATGAGACGTTGGTGAAGATTCTCGATAAGATCGGCGATATGAAACTCGGCAATCTGGCCGATAACCAAATCGACACCTTCGGCGACGCCTACGAGTTTCTGATGACGATGTATGCCAGCAATGCGGGAAAATCGGGCGGCGAGTTCTTCACGCCGCAGGAGGTCTCCGAGCTTCTTGCCCGTATTACGCTCGTCGGGAAAAAACAGGTGAACAAAGTGTACGATCCGGCCTGCGGCAGCGGTTCGCTGTTGTTAAAATTCGCCAAAGTGCTCGGCAAGGAGAATGTGCGTCAGGGATTCTATGGGCAGGAGATCAATATTACCACCTACAATCTTTGCCGCATCAACATGTTCCTGCACGATATCAACTACGAAAAGTTCGATATTGCACTGGGCGATACGCTGCTTGCCCCGAAACATTGGGACGATGAACCGTTCGAGTGCATCGTCTCCAATCCTCCTTACTCGATCAAATGGGTCGGGGATGAAAATCCGTTGCTGATTAACGACCCGCGGTTCTCGCCTGCGGGTATTCTGGCTCCCAAGAGCAAAGCCGACCTTGCTTTTACGATGCACATGCTTTCGTGGCTGGCTACCAACGGCACGGCGGCCATCGTCGAGTTCCCCGGTGTACTCTACCGAGGCGGAGCTGAACAGAAAATCCGCAAATACCTGATCGACAACAACTACATCGACACCGTCATTCAGTTGCCGGCCAATCTTTTCTTTGGCGTCGGCATTGCTACCTGCATCATCGTGCTGAAGAAGAGCAAAAAGGACAATGCAACGCTATTTATAGATGCCTCGGGCGAGTTTATCCACGAAGGTAACAAAAACAAACTTTCCGACGCCAATATCGCACGGATTCTCGAAGCATTCGTCGCACGCAAGGATGATGCGCATTTTGCCCGTCTGGTCGGAAACGAGAAGATCTCCGGGAATGATTACAACATCTCGGTTTCGTCATACGTCGAACAGCCCGATACGCGCGAAGAGGTGGATATAGAGGCGCTGAACCTGCGTATTGCAGAGATTGTCGCACGTCAAAACGTGCTGCGCACGGCTATCGACGCGATTGTGTCCACATTGTAAAACGGAATGAATATGAGCAATAAAGAGATAACGATTCGCAGTTCGGCCGCCGAATACCTGACCTTCGTAGCGGCTACGGGTGAAAATCCCTCCCGCGTGGAACTCCGGTATGAGGATGAAAACATTTGGCTGACCCAACGAATGATGGCGGAGCTGTATGGGGTGGATGTACGCACCATCAACGAGCATATCCGGAAAATTTACGACGACAACGAATTGTCCGAGCCGGCAACTGTCCGGAATTTCCGGATAGTTCAAACCGAAGGCAGTCGTGAGGTCTGCCGCGAAGTGAAACATTATAGTCTCCAGATGATTATCTCCGTGGGCTTCAAGGTCAATAACGAGCGTGCCGTACAGTTCCGCAAGTGGGCAAATGCGGTTGTCAAGGACTACACCATACAGGGATGGGTGATGGACGACGAGCGGCTGAAACGGGGCGGTACGGTGCTTACGAAAGACTATTTCGAGAAGCAGTTGGAGCGCATCCGAGAGATTCGTCTGTCGGAACGTCGTTTTTACCAGAAGATTACGGACATTTACGCTACGGCCATCGATTACGATCCGACGGCAAAGGCCACCCAGCGCTTTTTCGCTGCGGTGCAGAACAAGATGCATTACAGCGTGCATGGGCACACGGCGGCGGAGTTGATCTATCAGCG contains:
- a CDS encoding glycosyltransferase family 25 protein, yielding MVEVVEMVKTFVLHVKRGYEDRLTRVHRMLVGLNIEYELMLDGDVEDIDGRILDHYFSKDLYAPIPATSCALKHLLIYRKIVEENIDMALVLEDDISFTKRFGEVMAGVLRERATDKEPFYVGLEASCLRLIPRSRRKPGVVTYTADYVQCTGAYVINQAAARTILNFVSVHKCDTSFDIFLNRLQNDGLFRLYWTFPPVAEQGSLNGTMESSVSGVVGGATLTKRIKRRLTLCYKWVLYYFR
- a CDS encoding site-specific integrase; amino-acid sequence: MPRIKKPSKVKEPIRLRMKELANGNKSLYLDIYRNGKRSYEYLKLYIIPEIDHNARRQNQATMAAANAIKSKRIIQLTNGEAGIEHREKVPLLDWMEAYKENQAKRGKKDGNQIMVTIRILKDFAGESMTMDQVDKAFCQEYIDYLLTEYRPKGKRVSNFTLHTYYRILNGALNAAVRADIIKSNPFTKINNSDKIRLPESKRSYMTIEEVRALIATPMKNEAVKQAYLFSCFCGLRISDIISLKWKDVFVDRGQYRLAVSMQKTKEPIYLPLSPEAIKWMPERGDKTSEDHVFDLPSPTTINLLLKPWARAAGIDKRFSFHTARHTFATMMLTLGADLYTTSKLLGHADVKMTQVYAKIINQKKDDAVNLVNGLFD
- a CDS encoding helix-turn-helix transcriptional regulator — translated: MKEINRLRIILAEKNKTGKWLAEQLGKDPSTISKWCSNSSQPQLDTVIRIAELLEVDIKELINR
- a CDS encoding type I restriction-modification system subunit M; this encodes MAREQERAELHRTIWQIANDLRGSVDGWDFKNYVLGMLFYRFISENITAFINAEEHRAGNEDFDYAECSDEQAEFGREVTVQERGFYILPSQLFGNVRKRAAADPNLNETLNNIFHAIENSAKGAASEDDMKGLFADIDVNSNKLGATVQKRNETLVKILDKIGDMKLGNLADNQIDTFGDAYEFLMTMYASNAGKSGGEFFTPQEVSELLARITLVGKKQVNKVYDPACGSGSLLLKFAKVLGKENVRQGFYGQEINITTYNLCRINMFLHDINYEKFDIALGDTLLAPKHWDDEPFECIVSNPPYSIKWVGDENPLLINDPRFSPAGILAPKSKADLAFTMHMLSWLATNGTAAIVEFPGVLYRGGAEQKIRKYLIDNNYIDTVIQLPANLFFGVGIATCIIVLKKSKKDNATLFIDASGEFIHEGNKNKLSDANIARILEAFVARKDDAHFARLVGNEKISGNDYNISVSSYVEQPDTREEVDIEALNLRIAEIVARQNVLRTAIDAIVSTL
- a CDS encoding virulence RhuM family protein, which produces MSNKEITIRSSAAEYLTFVAATGENPSRVELRYEDENIWLTQRMMAELYGVDVRTINEHIRKIYDDNELSEPATVRNFRIVQTEGSREVCREVKHYSLQMIISVGFKVNNERAVQFRKWANAVVKDYTIQGWVMDDERLKRGGTVLTKDYFEKQLERIREIRLSERRFYQKITDIYATAIDYDPTAKATQRFFAAVQNKMHYSVHGHTAAELIYQRADADKEHMGLTTWEGAPTGKIHKYDVTVAKNYLTEEELQTLGRIVSAYLDLAEIQAMRHIPMTMEDWEKRLNGFLSLMDREVLANAGRISAELAKAHAESEWEKYRIVQDRLYTSDFDRFVQLEERAADKEKGGEQ